The nucleotide window GAATACCAACCCAAGGTCTGGTCCACGCAGGTGATCCAATCCTCCCCATCCAGACGGTTGAGCGGGTACATCGGATTGCGGTAGCCCGACCTCAACCTGGCACCAGCAGCCCAGCACAAGCTGCTCCAGCCCAGGCGGTAATTCATCACGCCATCAAACTGATCGCCCTGCAACCAGGGACGGGCGTCTCCCCAGATCTCCCCAACAATCCATGCGTTCGGATTCACGTCCTTCACCATGCGGTGAAAATCGACCCAGAACGCATGGGGAACCTCATCCGGGACATCCAAGCGCCATCCGTCGATGCCGCGTTCAAGCCAGTGCCGACCCGCCGCTAGCAGATGATCTTGGACTGCTGGATTGGCGTGGTTGAACTTAGGTAGCGCAGGATCATTCCACCAGCAGCTGTATCCGCACGACTGACCCTTACGGGGGTAGGGGATCAGGGGCCACTGATGCACCGTGAACCAGTCCACATATGGAGATGACGGACCGTTCTCCAGCAGGTGGTGAAAAGCCCAGAAGCCGCGGCCGCAATGATTGAACACGCCATCGAGGATGAGGCGCATGCCGCGGCCATGCAGCGCTTCAATCACAGCATCCAGAGCAGCATCCCCCCCCAGCAGAGGATCCACCTGGAAATAGTCGTAGGCGTGATAACGGTGATTGGCGGCTGAACTGAACACAGGGGTGAGATACAGACAGGTGACACCCAGCTCCTGCAGGTGATCGAGAGCATCGAGCACGCCAAGCAGATCACCCCCCTGGAACCCCTGCTCCTGAGGGCTGTTGCCCCAGGGCTGCAGGGCGAGGCTGGATTGCGCCTTCACCCTTCCGCTGCGCCGGAATCGATCGGGAAAAATCTGGTACACCACGGCTTCAGACACCCAAGCGGGAGTGCTTGCCGTTGAGACATCCCGAAGCATGGTCTTTGCAGCCGGGCACTACCACCGCTAGCACTTAATAAACAGGAGCGCCATGGTTAGCCCGCCTCTGCTGCTGGCACTGGATCAAGGCACCAGCAGCTCACGCGCTGTTCTATTTGATGCGCAGGGGCAGGCGGTGGCCAGCGCCTCTGCGCCCCTGAATATCCACTACCCCGCTGATGGCTGGGTCGAACAGGAGCCCATGGAGATTTGGGCCAGTCAGCGCCAGGCCATGGCACGTCTGGAGCAGACGATCACCGCAGAGCAACGCCAAGCGGTGGTGGCCTGCGGCATCACCAATCAGCGCGAAACCACCATCCTCTGGCGCCGCAGCGACGGCTCTCCCTGCGGTCCAGCTCTGGTCTGGCAGGACGGGCGCACAGCCGATGTCTGCGCAGCCTGGAAACGGGCAGGACTGGAAGGGGACTGGCGGACCCGCACAGGCCTGATGCTCGACCCCTATTTCAGCGCCAGCAAGATCCACTGGCTGCTTCTGNNNNNNNNNNNNNNNNNNNNNNNNNNNNNNNNNNNNNNNNNNNNNNNNNNNNNNNNNNNNNNNNNNNNNNNNNNNNNNNNNNNNNNNNNNNNNNNNNNNNTCAACGCCGCCGCCGCCCCGGCATCCCAAGGAGATCTCTGCTTCCGGACCGTGGAAAGCTGGCTGCTGTGGCACTTGAGCGGGGCACGTCGCCACTGCTCCGACATGAGCAATGCCAGTCGCACCCTGCTCATGGATCTGGAACAGCGCCAATGGGTGCCTGCGTTCTGTGATCACATTGGGCTCCCCACCAGCGCCTTACCCGATCTCGTGCCCTGCCGCGGTGACTTCGGCGCGATCGCCAGCGACTGCCCCTTCGCCG belongs to Synechococcus sp. WH 7805 and includes:
- a CDS encoding glycoside hydrolase family 13 protein, giving the protein MLRDVSTASTPAWVSEAVVYQIFPDRFRRSGRVKAQSSLALQPWGNSPQEQGFQGGDLLGVLDALDHLQELGVTCLYLTPVFSSAANHRYHAYDYFQVDPLLGGDAALDAVIEALHGRGMRLILDGVFNHCGRGFWAFHHLLENGPSSPYVDWFTVHQWPLIPYPRKGQSCGYSCWWNDPALPKFNHANPAVQDHLLAAGRHWLERGIDGWRLDVPDEVPHAFWVDFHRMVKDVNPNAWIVGEIWGDARPWLQGDQFDGVMNYRLGWSSLCWAAGARLRSGYRNPMYPLNRLDGEDWITCVDQTLGWYSSAVNRSQLNLLDSHDVPRALHTLRGDANALRLALLLLCLQPGAPCLYYGTEMGLSGGPEPGCREAYPWSGPVPQDLRRMVRDLFGLRRSLAGRIADGWSWHAVGEDGLLGRSRRSPTVSVFINRSRRRRLNCPEKFAHVVWSAGSIDASDQMLGPQSAVVFSSVPGEEIEALVET
- a CDS encoding FGGY family carbohydrate kinase, encoding MVSPPLLLALDQGTSSSRAVLFDAQGQAVASASAPLNIHYPADGWVEQEPMEIWASQRQAMARLEQTITAEQRQAVVACGITNQRETTILWRRSDGSPCGPALVWQDGRTADVCAAWKRAGLEGDWRTRTGLMLDPYFSASKIHWLLL